The Chitinophagaceae bacterium genome window below encodes:
- a CDS encoding STAS domain-containing protein yields the protein MNVKIDTKEKFQVITPAEDTLSENMTEEISQLLLSCLKKDVKNVILNLKEVNVLPETVAELILNCQQEFYEQQVSFVICELKPAVEEELEKNELLELMNCKPTESEAWDMVQMEEIERELFEDE from the coding sequence ATGAACGTCAAAATTGATACCAAGGAGAAATTTCAGGTAATTACACCTGCCGAGGACACTCTTTCTGAAAATATGACAGAAGAAATCAGCCAATTGTTGCTTTCCTGTCTGAAAAAGGATGTAAAAAATGTAATTCTTAATCTGAAGGAGGTGAATGTGCTTCCAGAAACTGTGGCTGAGCTAATTCTCAATTGCCAGCAGGAGTTTTACGAACAGCAGGTTTCTTTTGTTATTTGCGAATTAAAGCCCGCAGTAGAGGAAGAACTTGAGAAGAATGAATTGCTCGAACTCATGAATTGTAAACCCACTGAAAGTGAAGCATGGGATATGGTACAGATGGAAGAAATAGAAAGGGAGTTGTTTGAAGATGAATAA
- a CDS encoding ribonuclease Z produces the protein MLAVTILGNNSAIPAFGRHPTSQIITTVDDLLMFDCGEGTQIQILNYRIKRSRINHIFISHLHGDHYFGLIGLLNSFALLGRIQPLHVYGSERLKDVLDLQFSLSNTILPFEFTFHPIKEAGLLLDSKHYTVECFPTKHRIECWGFLVREKRNLRRINIEQVRAYRVPPIFFSKLQHGEDYLSPDGETIKNELLTDENTKAKSYAFCADTIYDETLVEIIKEVDLVYHETTYLSALGDKATERFHSTTTQAATIALKAKVHKLIIGHFSAKFESLEQFEKEAREVFPNTENATEGMTYLI, from the coding sequence ATGCTGGCTGTTACAATTTTAGGGAATAATTCGGCCATCCCTGCCTTTGGAAGACACCCTACTTCCCAGATCATTACCACCGTAGATGATTTGCTGATGTTCGATTGCGGAGAGGGGACACAGATCCAGATCCTGAACTACCGCATTAAACGGAGCAGGATCAATCATATTTTCATTTCGCACTTACATGGTGATCATTATTTTGGTTTAATTGGTTTGCTGAACAGCTTTGCTTTACTAGGCCGTATTCAGCCTTTGCATGTATATGGTTCTGAAAGGTTGAAAGATGTACTTGATCTGCAGTTCAGCCTGTCAAATACAATTCTTCCGTTTGAATTTACTTTTCATCCAATTAAAGAAGCCGGCCTGCTGCTTGATTCAAAACATTATACTGTTGAATGTTTCCCTACCAAACACCGTATTGAATGCTGGGGTTTCCTGGTGAGGGAAAAGAGAAATCTCCGAAGAATAAATATTGAACAGGTAAGAGCATACAGGGTACCACCTATCTTCTTTTCAAAACTGCAGCATGGAGAAGATTATCTTTCACCTGATGGAGAAACAATCAAAAATGAGCTGCTCACAGATGAGAACACAAAAGCTAAGAGTTATGCATTTTGTGCTGATACCATTTATGATGAAACATTGGTGGAAATTATCAAAGAGGTTGATCTTGTATATCATGAAACCACTTACCTGTCGGCATTAGGTGATAAGGCAACTGAACGTTTTCACTCAACTACAACGCAGGCTGCCACGATAGCGTTAAAGGCAAAGGTTCATAAACTCATTATCGGTCATTTCTCAGCTAAATTTGAAAGCCTGGAACAGTTTGAAAAGGAAGCCAGAGAAGTATTCCCGAATACCGAGAATGCAACAGA